TGCTCGCGGTCACCGTGCCCGCCGGGTACGGGGGAGCGGACGTACGCCAGGAGACCCTGGCCGAGATCTTCCGCCTGCTCGCCTCGGCCGACGCCAGTCTCGCCCAGATCCCGCAGAACCACTTCGTGTACGTCAATGTGATTCGCCGTCAGGGCACGTCCGAGCAGAGGGAGTTCTTCTTCGGCGAGATTCTCGCGGGGCGCCGGTTCGGCAACGCCCAGTCGGAGGCGGGCACGAAGAACGTCCAGGACATCCGCACCCGCCTGGACAGGCAGCCGGACGGCTCGTTCGTCCTGACCGGTGTCAAGCACTACTCCACCGGCGCCCTGTTCGCCGACTGGATACCGGTCCTCGCCCGCACCGAGGACGACAACCTGCATGTGGCGTACGTCCCGCACGACGCGCCCGGCCTCACGGTCGTGGACGACTGGGACGGCATGGGCCAGCGCACGACGGCCAGCGGCACCGTCCGGCTCGACGCGGTCCCCGTCCCGGCCGACCGGGTCCTCCCGCACCACCTCACCTTCCGGGGACCGCAACTCCACGGTGCCGTGGCCCAGTTGCTGCACACCGCCATCGACGTGGGCATCGCCGGGGGCGCGCTCACCGAGGCCGCGGAGTTCGTCCGGACCAAGAGCCGCCCCTGGTTCGAGAGCGGCGCCGGGACCGCCGACGACGACCCGCTGCTGATCCAGCGGTTCGGTGAACTCGCCGTCCGGCTACGGGCGTCCGAGGCGTTGCTGCGCGAGGCTGCCCGTGCCGTGGACGCGGCCCGCGCCGACCTCACCGACGACTCGGCGGCCGAGGCGTCCATCGCGGTGGCCGTCGCCAAGGCGCACGCGACGACCGCCGCCGTGGAGATCACCGGCGCCCTCTTCGAGGTCGCCGGAACCCGCTCGGCTCTCAACTCGCTGAATCTGCACCGGCATTGGCGCGACGCCCGCACCCTGCACGACCCGGTCCGCTGGAAGATCCAGCACATCGGCCGCTACGTGCTGAACGGCACGAAACCGCCCCGCCACGGCCTGCTGTAACGCGACCCGCGCCACGTACGCGACATTCCCGATCGGAGATCTGCGGTGTCCCTCACCTTCCACTGGTTCCTCCCCACCAACGGCGACAGCCGCCACGTCGTCGGCGGCGGTCACGGCACCCCGGCCACCGCCTTCGGGCAGGACCGGCCGCCGACGGTCGCCTATCTGGGCCAGATCGCCCGCGCCGCCGAGGATCTGGGCTTCGTCGGCGCGCTCACTCCCACCGGTGCCTGGTGCGAGGACGCCTGGCTGACCACCGCCATGGTCAGCCAGCACACCGAGCGCCTGAAGTTCCTGGTCGCCTTCCGCCCCGGCTCTGTCTCCCCGACCCTCGCCGCGCAGATGGCGTCCACCTTCCAGCGCCAGACCGGCGGACGGCTCCTCCTCAACGTGGTCACGGGCGGCGAGAGCCACGAACAGAAGGCCTACGGCGACTTCCTCGACAAGGACGCCCGGTACCGTCGTACCGGCGAATTCCTGGAAGTCGTACGGGGGTTGTGGGAGGGCAAGACGGTCAGCCTGACCGGTGAGCACCTCCGCGTCGAGGACGCCAAACTGGCGCGGGTGCCCGATCCGATCCCCGAGGTGTACTTCGGGGGCTCCTCGCCCATCGCCGGTGAGGTCGCCGCCCGGCACGTCGACGTCTACCTCACCTGGGGCGAGCCACCGGCGCAGGTCGCCGAGAAGATCGCCTGGGTCAGGGGGCTGGCCGCCAGGCAGGGGCGCACGCTGCGGTTCGGCATCCGGCTGCACGTCATCACCCGCGACACCGCCGAGGCGGCGTGGGCGGAGGCGGACCGGATCCTCGCGGGCTTCGACCCGAAGACCGTACGGGACATCCAGGCCGGGCTGGCCCGCAGCGAGTCGGAGGGACAGCAGCGGATGCTCGCGCTGCACGGTGGCGGCAACCGGGACGGGCTGGAGATCC
The DNA window shown above is from Streptomyces sp. NBC_01451 and carries:
- a CDS encoding SfnB family sulfur acquisition oxidoreductase, encoding MTAKVVADDVEALTVAAALADEFRTGAAARDAERRLPRAELDRLSASGLLAVTVPAGYGGADVRQETLAEIFRLLASADASLAQIPQNHFVYVNVIRRQGTSEQREFFFGEILAGRRFGNAQSEAGTKNVQDIRTRLDRQPDGSFVLTGVKHYSTGALFADWIPVLARTEDDNLHVAYVPHDAPGLTVVDDWDGMGQRTTASGTVRLDAVPVPADRVLPHHLTFRGPQLHGAVAQLLHTAIDVGIAGGALTEAAEFVRTKSRPWFESGAGTADDDPLLIQRFGELAVRLRASEALLREAARAVDAARADLTDDSAAEASIAVAVAKAHATTAAVEITGALFEVAGTRSALNSLNLHRHWRDARTLHDPVRWKIQHIGRYVLNGTKPPRHGLL
- a CDS encoding LLM class flavin-dependent oxidoreductase; amino-acid sequence: MSLTFHWFLPTNGDSRHVVGGGHGTPATAFGQDRPPTVAYLGQIARAAEDLGFVGALTPTGAWCEDAWLTTAMVSQHTERLKFLVAFRPGSVSPTLAAQMASTFQRQTGGRLLLNVVTGGESHEQKAYGDFLDKDARYRRTGEFLEVVRGLWEGKTVSLTGEHLRVEDAKLARVPDPIPEVYFGGSSPIAGEVAARHVDVYLTWGEPPAQVAEKIAWVRGLAARQGRTLRFGIRLHVITRDTAEAAWAEADRILAGFDPKTVRDIQAGLARSESEGQQRMLALHGGGNRDGLEIHPNLWAGIGLVRGGAGTALVGSHDEVADRIAEYHALGIDEFVLSGYPHLEEAYWFGEGVLPRLAARGLWRHPFASAAAPEAQVPFAS